A single region of the Vulgatibacter sp. genome encodes:
- a CDS encoding GTP-binding protein, whose product MSKETFKRTKPHANIGTIGHVDHGKTTLTAAITKVLSKKGFAQAMDYGSIDKAPEERERGITISTAHVEYETDNRHYAHVDCPGHADYVKNMITGAAQMDGAILVVSAADGPMPQTREHILLARQVGVPYIVVFLNKVD is encoded by the coding sequence ATGTCCAAAGAGACTTTCAAGCGTACGAAGCCGCACGCGAACATCGGGACGATTGGTCACGTCGATCACGGCAAGACCACTCTGACCGCCGCGATCACCAAGGTTCTGTCGAAGAAGGGCTTTGCCCAGGCGATGGACTACGGTTCGATCGACAAGGCCCCCGAGGAGCGTGAGCGCGGCATCACCATTTCGACCGCGCACGTGGAGTACGAGACGGACAACCGTCACTACGCCCACGTCGACTGCCCCGGCCACGCCGACTACGTGAAGAACATGATCACGGGCGCGGCGCAGATGGACGGCGCCATCCTGGTGGTTTCGGCCGCCGACGGCCCGATGCCCCAGACCCGCGAGCACATCCTTCTCGCTCGCCAGGTCGGCGTCCCCTACATCGTCGTCTTCCTGAACAAGGTCGAC
- the fusA gene encoding elongation factor G, whose product MARLYPLERTRNIGIMAHIDAGKTTTTERILFYTGIIHKIGEVHEGAATMDWMEQERERGITITSAATTCFWRENRVNIIDTPGHVDFTIEVERSLRVLDGAVAVFCAVAGVQPQSETVWRQANKYHVPRIAFVNKMDRVGADFRRAISMMADRLKTNAHPIYLPIGAEEAFHGVLDVIERKAITFDDEDLGAKFAVEEPTPEQLEEIEAARTELLEALAECDDALMEKYLGGEEIPTGEIKRVLRKATIELKVTPVLCGSAFKNKGVQQILDAVVDYLPAPTDVPDVTGKTPDGVDDSRPTSDDAPFSALAFKIMNDPFVGQLTFFRVYSGMLESGLTVWNPAKGKRERVGRLLRMHANKREEINEVYSGDIAAAVGLKLAVTGDTLCDDKHPIILEKMEFPEPVIAVAIEPKTKADQEKLAVSLQRLAIEDPSFRVRTDEESGQTLISGMGELHLEIIVDRLQREFKVQANVGKPQVAYRETITTSAEAEGKYIRQTGGKGQFGHVWIRLSPNEPGKGFEFVDGITGGVIPKEFIAPVEKGIAEALDGGILAGFPVVDVKAELFDGSYHDVDSSEIAFKIAGSMAFKEAAEKAGPVLLEPIMACEIETPDEFMGDVIGDINSRRGRIQGMEPRHGLQVVRAEVPFAQMFGYATDLRSKTQGRATYTMQFAHYQEVPKNLADEIVTRIRGY is encoded by the coding sequence ATGGCTCGCCTCTATCCCCTCGAGAGGACGCGGAACATCGGGATCATGGCCCACATCGACGCGGGCAAGACCACGACGACCGAGCGCATCCTTTTCTACACCGGCATCATCCACAAGATCGGTGAGGTCCATGAGGGCGCTGCCACCATGGACTGGATGGAGCAGGAGCGTGAGCGCGGCATCACCATCACCTCCGCCGCGACCACCTGCTTCTGGCGCGAAAACCGCGTCAACATCATCGACACCCCCGGCCACGTCGATTTCACCATCGAGGTGGAGCGCTCGCTCCGCGTCCTCGACGGTGCGGTCGCCGTCTTCTGCGCCGTAGCCGGTGTGCAGCCCCAGTCCGAGACGGTCTGGCGGCAGGCGAACAAGTACCACGTCCCCCGCATCGCCTTCGTCAACAAGATGGACCGCGTCGGTGCCGACTTCCGCCGCGCCATTTCGATGATGGCCGATCGCCTCAAGACCAACGCGCATCCGATCTACCTCCCGATCGGCGCGGAGGAGGCGTTCCACGGGGTGCTCGACGTCATCGAGCGCAAGGCGATCACCTTCGACGACGAGGACCTGGGCGCGAAGTTCGCGGTCGAGGAGCCGACGCCCGAGCAGCTCGAGGAGATCGAGGCGGCCCGGACCGAGCTTCTCGAGGCCCTGGCCGAGTGCGACGACGCGCTGATGGAGAAGTACCTCGGCGGCGAGGAGATCCCCACAGGCGAGATCAAGCGCGTCCTCCGCAAGGCGACCATCGAGCTGAAGGTCACGCCGGTGCTCTGCGGCTCCGCCTTCAAGAACAAGGGCGTCCAGCAGATCCTCGACGCGGTGGTCGACTACCTGCCGGCTCCCACCGACGTCCCCGACGTGACGGGCAAGACGCCCGACGGCGTGGACGACAGCCGCCCGACCTCCGACGACGCGCCTTTCAGCGCGCTGGCCTTCAAGATCATGAACGATCCGTTCGTGGGCCAGCTCACCTTCTTCCGGGTCTACTCCGGCATGCTCGAGTCGGGCCTGACCGTGTGGAACCCGGCGAAGGGCAAGCGCGAGCGCGTCGGCCGCCTCCTGCGCATGCACGCGAACAAGCGCGAGGAGATCAACGAGGTCTACTCCGGCGACATCGCCGCTGCCGTCGGCCTCAAGCTCGCCGTCACCGGCGATACGCTCTGCGACGACAAGCACCCCATCATCCTCGAGAAGATGGAGTTCCCCGAGCCGGTGATCGCCGTGGCGATCGAGCCGAAGACCAAGGCCGACCAGGAGAAGCTGGCGGTCTCGCTCCAGCGGCTGGCCATCGAGGATCCGTCGTTCCGGGTGCGCACCGACGAGGAGAGCGGCCAGACGCTCATCTCGGGCATGGGCGAGCTGCACCTCGAGATCATCGTCGACCGCCTGCAGCGCGAGTTCAAGGTGCAGGCGAACGTCGGCAAGCCCCAGGTCGCCTACCGCGAGACGATCACGACGTCCGCGGAGGCCGAGGGCAAGTACATCCGGCAGACCGGCGGCAAGGGCCAGTTCGGCCACGTTTGGATCCGCCTCTCTCCCAACGAGCCCGGCAAGGGCTTCGAGTTCGTCGACGGCATCACCGGCGGCGTGATCCCGAAGGAGTTCATCGCTCCGGTGGAGAAGGGCATCGCCGAGGCGCTGGACGGGGGCATCCTCGCCGGCTTCCCGGTGGTCGACGTGAAGGCCGAGCTCTTCGACGGCAGCTACCACGACGTCGATTCGAGCGAGATCGCCTTCAAGATTGCGGGCTCGATGGCGTTCAAGGAAGCGGCCGAAAAGGCCGGTCCGGTGCTGCTCGAGCCCATCATGGCCTGCGAGATCGAGACGCCCGACGAGTTCATGGGCGACGTCATCGGCGATATCAACTCGCGTCGCGGCCGGATTCAGGGTATGGAGCCGCGCCACGGTCTCCAGGTTGTTCGGGCGGAGGTTCCCTTCGCCCAGATGTTCGGGTACGCGACCGACCTGCGGAGCAAGACGCAGGGAAGGGCGACGTACACCATGCAGTTCGCGCATTACCAGGAAGTGCCGAAGAACCTGGCCGACGAGATCGTCACCAGGATCCGCGGGTACTGA
- the rpsG gene encoding 30S ribosomal protein S7, protein MPRRREVEKRKILPDPKFGDRLVAKFMNDVMRDGKKSTAEQIVYGAFDIVQSKLNDDPLKLFKKALDNVKPVLEVKSRRVGGATYQVPVEVRQDRRVALGMRWLITYSSARGEKTMAEKLAGEILDAANNRGAAVKKREDTHKMAEANKAFAHYRW, encoded by the coding sequence ATGCCTCGCCGTCGCGAAGTAGAGAAGCGCAAGATCCTCCCCGATCCTAAGTTCGGTGACCGCCTCGTGGCGAAGTTCATGAACGACGTGATGCGGGACGGCAAGAAGTCGACCGCCGAGCAGATCGTCTACGGTGCGTTCGACATCGTCCAGTCGAAGCTCAACGACGATCCCCTCAAGCTCTTCAAGAAGGCGCTCGACAACGTCAAGCCGGTGCTCGAGGTGAAGAGCCGCCGCGTCGGTGGCGCCACCTACCAGGTCCCCGTGGAGGTCCGCCAGGATCGCCGCGTGGCCCTCGGCATGCGCTGGCTGATCACCTACTCGTCCGCTCGTGGCGAGAAGACCATGGCCGAGAAGCTCGCGGGCGAGATCCTCGACGCTGCCAACAACCGCGGCGCAGCGGTGAAGAAGCGCGAGGACACGCACAAGATGGCCGAGGCCAACAAGGCCTTCGCCCACTACCGCTGGTAA
- the rpsL gene encoding 30S ribosomal protein S12 — MPTINQLIRKGRQAMEAKNKAPALQGSPQKRGVCTRVYTTTPKKPNSALRKVARVRLTNGIEVTSYIPGVGHNLQEHSVVLIRGGRVKDLPGVRYHIVRGSLDSVGVANRKQSRSKYGAKKPG; from the coding sequence ATGCCGACGATCAACCAGCTCATCCGGAAGGGCCGCCAGGCCATGGAGGCCAAGAACAAGGCCCCGGCGCTCCAGGGCTCGCCCCAGAAGCGTGGCGTGTGCACCCGCGTCTACACCACCACCCCCAAGAAGCCGAACTCGGCGCTTCGGAAGGTGGCTCGTGTTCGCCTCACCAACGGGATCGAGGTCACCTCGTACATCCCCGGCGTGGGTCACAACCTCCAGGAGCACTCCGTGGTGCTCATCCGCGGCGGCCGTGTGAAGGACCTCCCGGGTGTTCGCTACCACATCGTTCGCGGCAGCCTCGACTCCGTCGGCGTGGCCAACCGCAAGCAGAGCCGCTCGAAGTACGGCGCGAAGAAGCCGGGCTAA
- a CDS encoding HAD-IG family 5'-nucleotidase encodes MAHPQIRTGDAATVSLDPELLRLLERPNESQVPTTRRIYVNRNLRMDQIDLIGFDMDYTLAIYHMRRIEQLSFDMTLALLVRQFGYPQVVESIRYDHQFVMRGLVVDKEQGNLLKMDRFNHVGRVYHGRQLLDREAWRRLYRDEKIRLSSPRYAWIDTLFALPEASMYAEVIELLEGRGERVDYGKLYDDIREAIDTVHRDGSLKTEITKDLPAYVFRDPELGPALHKLRSGGKKLFVLTNSLFDYTDAVMSHLLDGQLPEYPSWRNYFDLVVVGGSKPRFFTERHPFVELDESGAVQAEAQSLERGKIYQGGNLVDLERMAGFGGERVLYVGDHIYGDILKSKKTSLWRTCMIVEELEEELAHMEASADQMRHLAEAERLRARLEDELGLQKARLNALDRKLERGDVEGRSPAELEAMRQEAKRDLERVRRAVREIDGMVGHLAESLESGFNRYWGLIFKEGNENSRFGEQVEDYACLYTSRVSNFLFSSPMQYFRSPREVMPHEVGFEALSPFGGDSRRPGDRMADRGG; translated from the coding sequence ATGGCACACCCGCAGATCCGCACCGGCGATGCAGCGACCGTCTCCCTCGATCCCGAGCTCCTGCGACTGCTCGAGCGCCCCAACGAGAGCCAGGTCCCCACGACCCGCCGCATCTACGTCAACCGCAACCTGCGGATGGACCAGATCGACCTGATCGGCTTCGACATGGACTACACCCTGGCCATCTACCACATGCGCCGGATCGAGCAGCTCTCCTTCGACATGACGCTGGCGCTGCTGGTCCGGCAGTTCGGCTACCCGCAGGTCGTCGAGTCGATCCGCTACGACCACCAATTTGTGATGCGGGGCCTCGTGGTCGACAAGGAGCAGGGCAACCTCCTCAAGATGGACCGCTTCAACCACGTCGGGCGGGTCTACCACGGCAGGCAGCTCCTCGACCGGGAGGCGTGGCGGCGGCTCTACCGCGACGAGAAGATCCGGCTCTCCTCCCCCCGCTACGCCTGGATCGACACCCTCTTCGCCCTGCCCGAGGCCTCGATGTACGCCGAAGTGATCGAGCTGCTCGAGGGCCGGGGCGAGAGGGTCGACTACGGCAAGCTTTACGACGACATCCGCGAGGCGATCGACACGGTCCATCGCGACGGCTCGCTCAAGACCGAGATCACAAAGGACCTGCCAGCCTACGTCTTCCGGGATCCGGAGCTGGGCCCTGCGCTGCACAAGCTCCGCTCCGGCGGCAAGAAGCTCTTCGTCCTCACCAACTCGCTCTTCGACTACACCGACGCGGTGATGAGCCACCTCCTCGACGGGCAACTCCCCGAGTACCCGTCCTGGCGCAACTACTTCGACCTGGTGGTGGTGGGCGGATCCAAGCCGCGCTTCTTCACCGAGCGCCATCCCTTCGTCGAGCTCGACGAGTCGGGGGCGGTGCAGGCGGAGGCCCAGAGCCTCGAGCGCGGGAAGATCTACCAGGGCGGCAACCTCGTCGACCTCGAGCGGATGGCAGGGTTCGGCGGGGAGCGGGTCCTCTACGTCGGCGACCACATCTACGGCGACATCCTCAAGTCCAAGAAGACGTCCCTCTGGCGCACCTGCATGATCGTCGAGGAGCTGGAGGAGGAGTTGGCCCACATGGAGGCGAGCGCCGATCAGATGCGCCACCTGGCGGAGGCGGAGCGGCTCCGGGCCCGGCTGGAGGACGAGCTCGGCCTGCAGAAGGCGCGGCTCAACGCGCTGGACCGCAAGCTCGAGCGCGGCGACGTGGAGGGACGCAGCCCGGCGGAGCTGGAGGCGATGCGGCAGGAGGCCAAGCGGGATCTCGAGCGGGTCCGCAGGGCGGTCCGCGAGATCGACGGGATGGTCGGGCACCTCGCCGAGTCGCTGGAGAGCGGGTTCAACCGCTATTGGGGGCTGATCTTCAAGGAGGGGAACGAGAACAGCCGGTTCGGCGAGCAGGTCGAGGACTACGCCTGCCTCTACACCAGCCGGGTCTCCAATTTCCTCTTCTCCTCGCCGATGCAATACTTCCGCTCGCCGCGGGAGGTGATGCCCCACGAGGTGGGCTTCGAGGCGCTCTCCCCCTTCGGCGGGGATTCGCGCAGGCCCGGCGACCGCATGGCGGATCGGGGCGGCTGA
- a CDS encoding transglycosylase domain-containing protein codes for MARFGKKKRTVAAVLAGLLLIWVAVTWATLPAVGKLATENPKTTALIEARAREAEAAGRKPLRRQRWVPLSAVAPAAVQAVIASEDARFWQHEGVDTVELEIALEEALERKELGRGASTITQQLAKNLWLSGDRSLLRKLKELVLARRLEKELEKSRILALYLNVVEWGHGIYGIDAAARAHFGVAAAALTPAQGAILAGMLPAPLRWTPGAKPPVLRRRALRIVGSLEVAGRLSAAQAAAARVEIEARLGRGKPAPAPTPAAPVVAEPATAESPPEPEAAAAAEAEAPAEAEAPPEAPAP; via the coding sequence ATGGCGCGATTCGGCAAGAAAAAGCGGACGGTTGCAGCGGTCCTCGCGGGCCTCCTCCTGATCTGGGTGGCGGTGACCTGGGCCACCCTCCCCGCGGTCGGGAAGCTGGCGACGGAGAACCCGAAGACCACGGCGCTGATCGAGGCCCGGGCCCGGGAGGCGGAGGCCGCCGGCAGGAAGCCGCTGCGGCGGCAGCGCTGGGTGCCCCTCTCCGCCGTGGCGCCGGCTGCGGTGCAGGCGGTGATCGCTTCGGAGGACGCGCGCTTCTGGCAGCACGAGGGCGTCGACACCGTGGAGCTGGAGATCGCGCTCGAAGAGGCCTTGGAGCGGAAGGAGCTCGGCAGGGGCGCCTCGACCATCACCCAGCAGCTGGCCAAGAACCTCTGGCTCAGCGGGGACAGGAGCCTCCTCCGGAAGCTGAAGGAGCTCGTGCTGGCTCGGCGCCTCGAGAAGGAGCTGGAGAAGAGCCGGATCCTCGCGCTCTATCTCAACGTGGTCGAGTGGGGGCACGGGATCTACGGGATCGATGCGGCGGCCCGGGCCCACTTCGGCGTGGCGGCAGCGGCGCTCACGCCGGCGCAGGGCGCGATCCTGGCGGGGATGCTGCCGGCGCCGCTCCGGTGGACGCCCGGGGCGAAGCCGCCGGTGCTGCGCAGGCGGGCGCTGCGGATCGTGGGCAGCCTCGAGGTGGCGGGTCGGCTCTCCGCGGCGCAGGCCGCTGCGGCGCGGGTGGAGATCGAGGCGCGGCTCGGGCGCGGCAAACCGGCGCCGGCACCAACCCCGGCGGCCCCCGTGGTGGCCGAGCCGGCAACGGCGGAGAGCCCGCCCGAGCCCGAGGCGGCGGCAGCAGCCGAGGCGGAAGCGCCAGCCGAGGCGGAAGCACCACCAGAGGCGCCGGCGCCGTAG
- a CDS encoding caspase family protein, with protein sequence MRCLLPLLLALVLLPLPAAAAARRIAVLVANAEGGPGTRPLRYAERDARRVLDALARLGGVAEGDAFLLLGGDAAALERKLAEAEAAIAHAAAAGARTELVFYYSGHAKDGQLHLGTTPYAMATLKERLAASGAAVRIAFLDACRSGAITRTKGARRVPAFEVDAGPRAAKGLVILTSSSTDEDSQESDRISGSFFTHALVSGMLGEADASGDRRVTLAEAYAYAYDRTVAGTVQTSAGPQHPTFAFDLAGRGDVVLTDLRGPAVSFLVLPAELEGDFLVVEEGSRFVAAEIQKRPGAEARLALAPGAYLVKTRLPDRLRVGEVEVRERGATRLDPASMYDVDFDDDPVKGVVDLWARAPSVTMGALVGYQHFLAGPVREGYFPDTGLLGIEAELRDYLRPGWNLGLDLALGSATGTTESGGLAYAYAFSALTAGASLTVDLLHGPVRPFVGARLALVYFERRFDEPLLEDQSLLTTAPGLVAGLGWYLSDSFALTARLRPSWLLYAADENRSLGFVDASAGARMEF encoded by the coding sequence ATGCGCTGCCTGCTGCCGCTCCTGCTCGCCCTCGTCCTGCTGCCGCTTCCGGCAGCAGCGGCGGCGCGGCGCATCGCCGTGCTGGTGGCGAACGCCGAGGGCGGCCCGGGCACGAGGCCCCTGCGCTACGCCGAGCGCGACGCCCGCCGGGTGCTCGACGCCCTCGCCCGGCTCGGCGGCGTGGCGGAGGGCGACGCCTTCCTCCTCCTCGGCGGCGACGCAGCGGCGCTGGAGCGAAAGCTTGCCGAGGCCGAGGCCGCCATCGCCCACGCTGCGGCAGCAGGCGCACGCACCGAGCTCGTTTTCTATTACTCCGGCCACGCGAAGGACGGGCAGCTCCACCTCGGGACGACGCCCTATGCGATGGCGACGCTGAAGGAGCGCCTCGCCGCCTCCGGTGCGGCGGTGCGCATCGCCTTCCTCGACGCCTGCCGCTCCGGCGCGATCACCCGCACCAAGGGCGCCCGCCGCGTCCCCGCCTTCGAGGTCGACGCGGGCCCGCGCGCTGCCAAGGGGCTCGTGATCCTCACCTCCTCGTCCACCGACGAGGACTCGCAGGAGAGCGACCGGATCAGCGGCTCCTTCTTCACCCACGCCCTGGTCTCCGGGATGCTCGGCGAGGCCGACGCGTCGGGCGACCGCCGCGTCACCCTCGCCGAGGCCTATGCCTACGCCTACGACCGCACGGTGGCCGGCACGGTGCAGACTAGCGCCGGCCCGCAGCACCCCACCTTCGCCTTCGATCTCGCCGGCAGGGGCGACGTAGTCCTCACCGATCTCCGCGGCCCGGCCGTCTCCTTCCTCGTGCTCCCGGCGGAGCTGGAGGGAGATTTCCTCGTGGTGGAGGAGGGGAGCCGCTTCGTCGCCGCGGAGATCCAGAAGCGCCCCGGCGCCGAGGCCCGCCTGGCCCTGGCCCCCGGCGCCTATCTGGTGAAGACCCGCCTGCCCGACAGGCTCCGCGTCGGCGAGGTGGAGGTGCGCGAGCGCGGCGCGACCCGACTCGATCCCGCGTCGATGTACGACGTCGACTTCGACGACGATCCGGTGAAGGGTGTGGTCGACCTCTGGGCCCGCGCGCCCTCGGTGACGATGGGCGCCCTCGTCGGCTACCAGCACTTCCTCGCAGGCCCGGTACGCGAGGGCTATTTCCCCGACACCGGCCTCCTGGGGATCGAGGCGGAGCTCCGCGACTACCTGCGCCCGGGCTGGAACCTCGGCCTCGATCTCGCCCTCGGCAGCGCCACCGGCACCACCGAGAGCGGCGGCCTCGCCTATGCCTACGCCTTCTCGGCGCTGACCGCAGGGGCGAGCCTCACCGTCGATCTCCTCCACGGTCCCGTGCGTCCCTTCGTCGGCGCCCGCCTCGCCCTGGTCTACTTCGAGCGGCGCTTCGACGAGCCCCTCCTCGAGGATCAGTCGCTCCTCACCACCGCGCCGGGCCTCGTCGCCGGGCTCGGCTGGTACCTCTCCGATTCCTTCGCGCTCACCGCGCGCCTCCGCCCCAGCTGGCTCCTCTACGCCGCCGACGAGAACCGCTCCCTCGGCTTCGTGGACGCGAGCGCCGGGGCGAGGATGGAGTTCTGA
- a CDS encoding ACP synthase, which translates to MRDLLGPATDCPGLALRRLHAGELQGAAAARVRSHLERCERCTATWRGLDAERAALPPLASFRPGVERHLEAARAKPAPKHALRRLLPLALAASLAALVAVPLLRQAPPTATERIKGGAGLDVLVGGAGQSRLAAEGERLGPTDRVRLRVHPGNYAWALALSVDDAGIVTTLYDHRGTSLAVQKGKPLWLPDALAFEGEGAERIYLFLSEAPLATAELARALAVAHRSAGSAAAMATIPGVPGEQSHLLVNKP; encoded by the coding sequence ATGAGGGATCTGCTCGGACCCGCCACCGATTGCCCGGGCCTCGCCCTGCGCCGCCTTCATGCAGGCGAGCTCCAGGGCGCCGCTGCCGCACGCGTCCGCTCCCACCTCGAGCGCTGCGAGCGCTGCACCGCGACCTGGCGCGGCCTCGACGCCGAGCGTGCGGCGCTGCCGCCGCTGGCGAGCTTCCGGCCCGGCGTCGAGCGCCACCTCGAGGCGGCCCGGGCGAAGCCGGCCCCCAAGCACGCGCTGCGCAGGTTGCTTCCTCTGGCTCTCGCCGCGTCCCTCGCCGCCCTCGTCGCGGTGCCGCTGCTCCGGCAGGCGCCCCCCACCGCCACCGAGCGGATCAAGGGCGGCGCCGGCCTCGACGTGCTCGTCGGCGGAGCGGGACAGTCCCGCCTCGCGGCGGAGGGCGAGCGGCTCGGGCCCACCGACCGCGTCCGCCTGCGTGTCCATCCGGGCAACTACGCCTGGGCCCTCGCCCTCTCGGTGGACGACGCCGGCATCGTCACCACGCTCTACGATCACCGGGGAACCAGCCTCGCCGTGCAGAAGGGCAAGCCGCTCTGGCTTCCCGACGCCCTCGCCTTCGAGGGAGAAGGGGCCGAGCGGATCTACCTCTTCCTCTCCGAAGCCCCCCTCGCCACCGCGGAGCTCGCCCGCGCCCTCGCCGTCGCCCACCGCAGCGCAGGCTCCGCCGCGGCGATGGCCACCATCCCCGGCGTCCCCGGCGAGCAGTCGCACCTGCTGGTGAACAAGCCCTGA
- a CDS encoding RNA polymerase sigma factor, which translates to MRNAIAIVDHAAPGPEGEARKGLERKGLQVLQGGADHHDDLAALYHRYGGQVLGRCRYLLGDAEAEDAAQEVFARALLHLEGFRSEASPLTWLLKIATHHCLNVLRANRALWRDEVKKLALVRSEADDGGDQRALVRSLLARFDLETQACAVHYLVDEMSQDEVAQVVGLSVPTVRKRVRTFLAAARAELGLPAEETP; encoded by the coding sequence TTGCGGAACGCCATCGCCATCGTCGACCATGCGGCCCCCGGCCCGGAAGGGGAGGCGAGGAAGGGATTGGAACGCAAGGGACTCCAGGTCCTCCAGGGCGGCGCCGACCACCACGACGACCTGGCGGCGCTCTACCACCGCTACGGCGGCCAGGTCCTCGGGCGGTGCCGCTACCTCCTTGGCGACGCGGAGGCCGAGGACGCAGCGCAGGAGGTCTTCGCCCGGGCGCTCCTCCACCTCGAGGGCTTCCGCAGCGAGGCCTCGCCGCTCACCTGGCTGCTCAAGATCGCCACCCACCACTGCCTCAACGTGCTGCGGGCCAACCGGGCGCTCTGGAGGGACGAGGTGAAGAAGCTCGCCCTCGTGCGCTCCGAGGCTGACGACGGCGGCGATCAGCGCGCCCTGGTGCGCTCGCTCCTCGCCCGCTTCGACCTCGAGACCCAGGCCTGCGCCGTCCACTACCTCGTCGACGAGATGAGCCAGGACGAGGTGGCGCAGGTGGTCGGACTCTCCGTGCCCACCGTCCGCAAGCGGGTGCGGACCTTCCTCGCCGCAGCCCGGGCCGAGCTGGGGCTGCCTGCGGAGGAGACGCCATGA
- a CDS encoding SGNH/GDSL hydrolase family protein: MAAQRPPIVLPPALYFACGREGNVYFDNLVPGCADSYHWSVSDLPLGRLEAERWTCVPREPGTGRIEFSIHDKETGALCASAGADFVVAASSAGAGETRSLLCIGDSLTAAGVVTEELLELARGDAMGLTLLGTRGAAANRHEGRNGWTIPQYCGNDAANPFWIDGRLDFSAYLGRNGFAPPDWVCILLGTNDCFSRTSDEETVALARASFDRLDDLLASIRAAGGGTRIALLTPPPPAASQDAFGASYGNFPTRWRFKRNITCWSQTLIDRYRGRESAGLHLVPTHTAIDPVHGFPFGLPAPASSRTDRAVARQNDGAHPAPGGYRQLADVLWAFLQAGG, translated from the coding sequence ATGGCCGCGCAGCGCCCCCCGATCGTCCTGCCCCCCGCGCTCTATTTCGCCTGCGGACGCGAGGGCAACGTCTACTTCGACAACCTGGTCCCGGGCTGCGCCGACTCGTACCACTGGAGCGTCTCGGATCTTCCGCTGGGGCGGCTCGAAGCGGAACGCTGGACCTGTGTGCCGCGCGAACCAGGCACCGGGCGAATCGAGTTCTCGATCCACGACAAGGAGACCGGCGCCCTGTGCGCCAGCGCCGGCGCCGACTTCGTGGTGGCCGCCTCCTCCGCCGGGGCTGGTGAGACCCGGTCCTTGCTCTGCATCGGCGACAGCCTCACCGCTGCAGGCGTCGTGACCGAGGAGCTGCTGGAGCTCGCGCGCGGCGATGCGATGGGGCTCACGCTCCTCGGGACCCGGGGCGCTGCGGCCAACCGGCACGAGGGACGCAACGGCTGGACGATCCCGCAGTACTGCGGGAACGACGCTGCGAACCCCTTCTGGATCGATGGCCGCCTCGACTTCTCCGCCTATCTCGGGCGCAACGGCTTCGCCCCGCCGGATTGGGTCTGCATCCTGCTCGGGACGAACGATTGTTTCTCCCGGACCAGCGACGAGGAGACGGTCGCGCTCGCACGCGCGTCGTTCGACCGGCTGGACGATCTGCTCGCATCGATCCGGGCAGCAGGCGGCGGGACGCGCATCGCCCTGCTCACGCCGCCCCCGCCGGCGGCGAGCCAGGATGCCTTCGGTGCGAGCTACGGCAACTTCCCCACCCGCTGGCGGTTCAAGCGGAACATCACGTGTTGGAGCCAGACGCTGATCGACCGCTACCGGGGTCGGGAATCCGCCGGTCTCCACCTCGTGCCCACCCACACGGCGATCGACCCGGTGCACGGCTTCCCGTTCGGCCTGCCGGCGCCGGCCAGCAGCCGCACGGATCGGGCAGTCGCGCGGCAGAACGACGGCGCCCACCCGGCACCCGGCGGCTATCGCCAGCTCGCCGACGTCCTCTGGGCGTTCCTGCAAGCGGGTGGGTGA
- a CDS encoding GNAT family N-acetyltransferase has protein sequence MFHWPVDAELSLRLLHLSDADEFYALADRNRDHLRRWIPEVAATTPDETRSYIAGTMERWARDEGFFCGIVCEGHLAGAMGIRKDVTNRCASIGYWLGSEFEGRGLVSRSVRAITDHLVRERGVERVEIRAEPENGRSRAVAERCGFLHEGTLRRAAWEHDRLVDSCVYAVLREEWLART, from the coding sequence ATGTTCCACTGGCCTGTCGACGCCGAGCTCTCGCTGCGGCTGCTCCACCTCTCCGATGCGGACGAGTTCTACGCGCTGGCGGACCGCAACCGCGACCACCTGCGGCGCTGGATTCCCGAGGTGGCGGCGACCACGCCGGACGAGACGCGCTCGTACATCGCCGGCACGATGGAGCGCTGGGCGCGGGACGAGGGCTTCTTCTGCGGCATCGTCTGCGAGGGCCACCTCGCAGGGGCGATGGGGATCCGCAAGGACGTGACCAACCGCTGCGCCTCGATCGGCTACTGGCTCGGGAGCGAGTTCGAAGGACGCGGGCTGGTCTCGCGGAGCGTGCGCGCGATCACCGATCACCTCGTCCGGGAGCGCGGTGTGGAGCGGGTCGAGATCCGGGCGGAGCCGGAGAACGGGCGGAGCCGGGCCGTCGCCGAGCGCTGCGGTTTCCTCCACGAGGGAACGCTGCGGCGTGCCGCCTGGGAACACGACCGCCTGGTCGACAGCTGCGTCTACGCGGTGCTCCGCGAGGAGTGGCTGGCGCGCACCTGA